Proteins from a genomic interval of Marmota flaviventris isolate mMarFla1 chromosome 8, mMarFla1.hap1, whole genome shotgun sequence:
- the Usp19 gene encoding ubiquitin carboxyl-terminal hydrolase 19 isoform X5: MPAEPLHFVRGRPPSTKKISGELGWLPGGGGGSGVSKIGAGSRPCWGAGLWLLVPCWRIWPQRVAKIAGPGRKRRSPDPDAVADPGTLWLSTKRLRMSGGASATGPRRGPPGLEEATSKKKQKDRANQESKDGDPRRGSVPNPQEEHTKEELLLDWGQNENEVIVKLRVGAGPLRLEEVDTVFTDTNCVVRLPGGRQWGGVLYAEIESSCAKVQARKGGVLQLALPKKVPLLTWPSLLKPLGTQELVPRLRCQENGQELSPIALDPGPEPRRAKQEARNQKRAQGRGEVGSGAGPGAQAGPSAKRAVHLCRGPEGEGSRDGPGPQGDAPPFLADPAPQVEAEEQLCVPPLNPQTCLLGSEKNLALLAGEKSVSPRNDPVSPAVAQIRDPGKDDLVKEEMTVATDAATLVDEPESMVNLAFVKNDSYEKGPDSVVVHVYVKEIHRDTSRVLFREQDFTLIFQTRDGNFLRLHPGCGPHTIFRWQVKLRNLIEPEHCTFCFTASRIDICLHKRQSQRWGGLEAPAARGAVGGAKVAVPTGPTPLDSTPPGGTPHPMTGQEEARAMEKDKSKARSEDTGLDGVVTRTTLEHVVPKPEPHLASPKPTCMVPPMPHSPVSGDSVEEEEEEEKKVCLPGFTGLVNLGNTCFMNSVIQSLSNTRELRDFFHDRSFEAEINYNNPLGTGGRLAIGFAVLLRALWKGTHHAFQPSKLKAIVASKASQFTGYAQHDAQEFMAFLLDGLHEDLNRIQNKPYTETVDSDGRPDEVVAEEAWQRHKMRNDSFIVDLFQGQYKSKLVCPVCAKVSITFDPFLYLPVPLPQKQKVLPVFYFAREPHSKPIKFLVSVSKENSSVSEVLDSLSQSVHVKPENLRLAEVIKNRFHRIFLPSHSLDTVSPSDMLLCFELLSPELAKERVVVLEVQQRPQVPSVPISKCAACQRKQQSEDEKLKRCTRCYRVGYCNQLCQKTHWPDHKGLCRPENIGYPFLVSVPASRLTYARLAQLLEGYARYSVSVFQPPFQPGRMALESQSPGCTTLLSNSSLEAGDSEKDSTQPPELQLVTSVAEGDMGVPQVWASPDRCPVPSTSGISSEMLTSGPIEGTSLPPVERVSRPEAAVPGYQHPSEAINAHTPQFFIYKIDASNREQRLEDKGETPLELGDDCSLALVWRNNERLQEFVLVDSKDLECAEDPGSAGEAARAGHFTLDQCLNLFTRPEVLAPEEAWYCPQCKQHREASKQLLLWRLPNVLIVQLKRFSFRSFIWRDKINDLVEFPVRNLDLSKFCIGQKEEQLPSYDLYAVINHYGGMIGGHYTACARLPNDRSSQRSDVGWRLFDDSTVTTVDESQVVTRYAYVLFYRRRNSPVERPPRAGHSEHHPDLGPAAEAAASQASRIWQELEAEEELVPEGPGPLGPWGPQDWVGPPPRGSTTPDEGCLRYFVLGTMAALVALVLNVFYPLVSQSHWR, translated from the exons ATGCCGGCGGAGCCGTTACATTTCGTCCGTGGCCGGCCTCCCTCCACAAAGAAGATTAGCGGAGAGTTAGggtggcttcctggaggaggtggtggcAGTGGGGTTTCGAAGATTGGAGCTGGGTCGCGGCCCTGTTGGGGCGCTGGTCTGTG GCTGTTGGTTCCTTGTTGGAGAATTTGGCCACAAAGAGTTGCCAAAATAGCTGGGCCAGGAAGAAAGCGCCGCAGCCCTGACCCAGACGCTGTTGCCGACCCCGGGACACTCTGGCTGTCAACCAAGCGGCTCAGAATGTCTGGCGGGGCCAGTGCCACGGGCCCAAGGAGAGGGCCCCCAGGACTGGAGGAGGCCACTAGTAAGAAGAAGCAGAAGGATAGAGCAAACCAGGAGAGCAAGGATGGAGACCCTAGGAGAG GGTCAGTGCCCAATCCACAAGAGGAGCATACCAAAGAGG AGTTGTTGCTTGATTGGGGACAGAATGAAAATGAGGTAATTGTCAAGCTGCGTGTGGGAGCAGGACCCttgcggctggaggaggtggatacTGTTTTCACAGACACCAACTGTGTGGTGCGGCTTCCAG GTGGTCGGCAGTGGGGTGGTGTCCTTTATGCTGAAATAGAAAGTTCTTGCGCCAAAGTTCAGGCCCGTAAGGGTGGAGTCCTACAGCTGGCATTACCCAAGAAGGTGCCTCTGCTCACGTGGCCCTCTCTCCTG AAACCTCTAGGGACCCAGGAGCTGGTGCCCAGGCTGCGGTGCCAGGAGAATGGGCAGGAACTGTCTCCCATTGCCCTGGACCCAGGCCCTGAGCCCCGCCGGGCTAAGCAGGAGGCCCGGAACCAGAAGCGGGCCCAGGGCCGTGGTGAGGTAGGCTCAGGGGCTGGCCCCGGGGCCCAGGCAGGGCCCAGCGCCAAGAGGGCTGTACATCTCTGcagagggccagagggggaagggtccAGGGATGGCCCTGGACCCCAGGGTGATGCTCCACCCTTCCTGGCTGATCCAGCCCCCCAG GTTGAGGCTGAAGAACAGCTCTGTGTACCACCACTGAATCCGCAAACCTGCCTCCTAGGCTCAGAGAAGAATTTAGCCCTTTTGGCAGGAGAGAAGTCAGTGTCCCCCAGGAATGACCCAGTCTCCCCAGCAGTGGCCCAGATCAGAGACCCTGGGAAAGATGACCTTGTCAAAGAAGAGATGACAGTAGCAACAGATGCCGCAACGTTGGTGGATG AGCCTGAGTCCATGGTGAACCTGGCATTTGTCAAGAATGACTCATATGAGAAGGGCCCGGATTCAGTGGTGGTGCACGTGTACGTGAAGGAGATCCACAGGGATACCTCTCGAGTACTTTTCCGTGAACAGGACTTCACACTCATCTTCCAGACCAG GGATGGAAACTTCTTGAGGCTGCATCCGGGCTGTGGGCCCCACACCATCTTCCGTTGGCAGGTGAAGCTCAG GAACCTGATTGAGCCAGAACATTGCACCTTCTGTTTCACGGCCTCTCGCATCGACATCTGCCTCCATAAGCGTCAGAGTCAGCGCTGGGGGGGGCTGGAGGCCCCAGCTGCACGAG GTGCAGTGGGTGGTGCAAAGGTTGCCGTGCCGACAGGTCCAACACCTCTGGATTCAACCCCTCCGGGAGGTACCCCTCACCCCATGACAGGCCAGGAGGAAGCCCGGGCTATGGAGAAAGATAAATCCAAGGCTCGATCCGAGGACACAGGGCTGGATGGTGTGGTGACCCGTACAACCTTGGAGCATGTTGTCCCAAAGCCAGAGCCACACCTGGCCTCG CCCAAGCCCACATGTATGGTACCTCCAATGCCCCACAGCCCTGTGAGTGGAGAtagtgtggaggaggaggaggaggaagagaagaaggtgTGTCTGCCAGGTTTCACTGGCCTTGTCAACTTAGGCAACACTTGCTTCATGAACAGTGTCATTCAGTCTCTTTCCAACACTCGGGAACTTCGGGACTTCTTCCATG ACCGTTCCTTTGAGGCAGAGATCAACTACAACAACCCACTGGGGACTGGTGGACGTCTGGCCATTGGCTTTGCTGTGTTGCTCCGGGCCCTGTGGAAGGGCACTCACCATGCctttcagccttccaagttgaaG GCCATTGTGGCAAGCAAGGCCAGCCAGTTCACAGGCTATGCCCAGCACGATGCCCAGGAGTTCATGGCTTTCCTGCTGGATGGGCTACATGAGGACCTGAATCGAATCCAGAACAAGCCATACACGGAAACCGTGGACTCGGATGGACGGCCTGATGag GTGGTGGCTGAGGAAGCATGGCAGCGGCACAAGATGAGGAACGATTCTTTCATTGTGGACCTATTTCAGGGCCAGTACAAGTCGAAGCTGGTGTGCCCTGTATGTGCCAAG GTCTCCATCACATTTGACCCGTTCCTTTATCTGCCGGTGCCCTTGCCACAAAAACAAAAGGTTCTCCCTGTCTTTTATTTTGCTCGAGAGCCACATAGCAAGCCTATCAAG TTCCTGGTGAGTGTTAGCAAGGAAAATTCCAGTGTGAGTGAAGTTTTGGATTCCCTCTCTCAGAGTGTCCATGTGAAACCTGAGAACCTGCGTCTGGCTGAG GTAATTAAGAATCGCTTCCATCGTATATTCCTGCCCTCTCACTCATTGGACACTGTGTCCCCATCTGACATGCTTCTCTGCTTTGAGCTGCTGTCCCCAGAGTTAGCTAAGGAACGGGTAGTGGTGCTAGAAGTACAACAG CGCCCCCAGGTGCCCAGCGTCCCTATCTCCAAGTGTGCCGCCTGCCAGCGGAAGCAGCAGTCAGAGGATGAAAAACTGAAGCGATGTACCCGGTGCTACCGTGTGGGCTACTGCAACCA gCTCTGTCAGAAAACCCATTGGCCTGACCATAAGGGTCTCTGCCGCCCTGAGAACATTGGTTACCCCTTCCTGGTCAGTGTACCTGCCTCACGCCTCACTTATGCCCGTCTTGCTCAGCTGCTAGAGGGTTATGCCCG GTACTCTGTGAGTGTATTCCAGCCACCCTTCCAGCCTGGTCGCATGGCCTTGGAGTCTCAGAGCCCTGGCTGTACCACACTGCTCTCCAATAGCTCCCTGGAGGCTGGGGACAGCGAGAAGGACtccactcagcctcctgagctccagCTGGTGACCTCTGTGGCTGAAGGGGATATGGGGGTCCCCCAGGTGTGGGCATCTCCTGACCGGTGCCCTGTGCCTAGCACCAGTGGAATTTCTTCTGAGATGCTGACTAGTGGGCCTATTGAGGGTACTTCTTTGCCTCCTGTCGAGAGGGTGTCCCGGCCTGAAG CTGCTGTGCCAGGATACCAACATCCAAGTGAAGCCATAAATGCCCACACACCCCagttcttcatctataaaattgaTGCATCTAACCGAGAGCAGCGGCTAGAGGATAAAG GGGAGACCCCACTGGAGTTGGGTGATGACTGTAGCCTGGCTCTGGTTTGGCGAAACAATGAGCGCCTGCAGGAGTTTGTGTTGGTAGACTCCAAGGACCTGGAATGTGCTGAGGACCCAGGCTCTGCTGGTGAGGCTGCTCGCGCTGGCCACTTCACCCTGGACCAGTGCCTCAACCTCTTCACACGGCCTGAGGTGCTGGCACCTGAGGAGGCCTG GTACTGCCCACAGTGCAAACAGCACCGTGAGGCCTCCAAGCAACTGTTGCTATGGCGCTTGCCAAATGTGCTCATTGTGCAGCTCAAGCGCTTCTCCTTTCGTAGTTTTATCTGGCGTGACAAGATCAATGACTTGGTGGAGTTTCCGGTTCG GAACCTAGATCTGAGCAAGTTCTGTATTGGTCAGAAAGAGGAGCAGTTGCCCAGCTACGACCTGTATGCTGTCATCAACCACTATGGAGGCATGATTGGTGGCCACTACACTGCCTGCGCACGCCTGCCCAATGATCGCAGCAGCCAGCGCAGTGACGTGG GCTGGCGCTTATTTGATGACAGCACAGTGACGACAGTAGACGAGAGCCAGGTTGTGACACGTTATGCCTATGTACTCTTCTACCGCCGACGGAACTCTCCTGTGGAGAGGCCCCCCAGGGCAGGTCACTCTGAGCACCACCCAGACCTAGGCCCTGCAGCTGAGGCTGCTGCTAGCCAG GCTTCCCGGATTTGGCAGGAGCTCGAGGCCGAGGAGGAGCTGGTGCCTGAAGGGCCGGGGCCCCTGGGCCCATGGGGGCCCCAAGACTGGGTGGGCCCCCCGCCACGTGGCTCTACCACACCAGACGAGGGCTGCCTTCGGTACTTTGTCCTGGGCACCATGGCAGCTTTGGTGGCCCTTGTGCTCAACGTGTTCTATCCTCTGGTATCCCAGAGTCACTGGAGATGA
- the Usp19 gene encoding ubiquitin carboxyl-terminal hydrolase 19 isoform X17: MPAEPLHFVRGRPPSTKKISGELGWLPGGGGGSGVSKIGAGSRPCWGAGLWLLVPCWRIWPQRVAKIAGPGRKRRSPDPDAVADPGTLWLSTKRLRMSGGASATGPRRGPPGLEEATSKKKQKDRANQESKDGDPRRGSVPNPQEEHTKEELLLDWGQNENEVIVKLRVGAGPLRLEEVDTVFTDTNCVVRLPGGRQWGGVLYAEIESSCAKVQARKGGVLQLALPKKVPLLTWPSLLKKPLGTQELVPRLRCQENGQELSPIALDPGPEPRRAKQEARNQKRAQGRGEVEAEEQLCVPPLNPQTCLLGSEKNLALLAGEKSVSPRNDPVSPAVAQIRDPGKDDLVKEEMTVATDAATLVDEPESMVNLAFVKNDSYEKGPDSVVVHVYVKEIHRDTSRVLFREQDFTLIFQTRDGNFLRLHPGCGPHTIFRWQVKLRNLIEPEHCTFCFTASRIDICLHKRQSQRWGGLEAPAARVGGAKVAVPTGPTPLDSTPPGGTPHPMTGQEEARAMEKDKSKARSEDTGLDGVVTRTTLEHVVPKPEPHLASPKPTCMVPPMPHSPVSGDSVEEEEEEEKKVCLPGFTGLVNLGNTCFMNSVIQSLSNTRELRDFFHDRSFEAEINYNNPLGTGGRLAIGFAVLLRALWKGTHHAFQPSKLKAIVASKASQFTGYAQHDAQEFMAFLLDGLHEDLNRIQNKPYTETVDSDGRPDEVVAEEAWQRHKMRNDSFIVDLFQGQYKSKLVCPVCAKVSITFDPFLYLPVPLPQKQKVLPVFYFAREPHSKPIKFLVSVSKENSSVSEVLDSLSQSVHVKPENLRLAEVIKNRFHRIFLPSHSLDTVSPSDMLLCFELLSPELAKERVVVLEVQQRPQVPSVPISKCAACQRKQQSEDEKLKRCTRCYRVGYCNQLCQKTHWPDHKGLCRPENIGYPFLVSVPASRLTYARLAQLLEGYARYSVSVFQPPFQPGRMALESQSPGCTTLLSNSSLEAGDSEKDSTQPPELQLVTSVAEGDMGVPQVWASPDRCPVPSTSGISSEMLTSGPIEGTSLPPVERVSRPEAAVPGYQHPSEAINAHTPQFFIYKIDASNREQRLEDKGETPLELGDDCSLALVWRNNERLQEFVLVDSKDLECAEDPGSAGEAARAGHFTLDQCLNLFTRPEVLAPEEAWYCPQCKQHREASKQLLLWRLPNVLIVQLKRFSFRSFIWRDKINDLVEFPVRNLDLSKFCIGQKEEQLPSYDLYAVINHYGGMIGGHYTACARLPNDRSSQRSDVGWRLFDDSTVTTVDESQVVTRYAYVLFYRRRNSPVERPPRAGHSEHHPDLGPAAEAAASQASRIWQELEAEEELVPEGPGPLGPWGPQDWVGPPPRGSTTPDEGCLRYFVLGTMAALVALVLNVFYPLVSQSHWR, translated from the exons ATGCCGGCGGAGCCGTTACATTTCGTCCGTGGCCGGCCTCCCTCCACAAAGAAGATTAGCGGAGAGTTAGggtggcttcctggaggaggtggtggcAGTGGGGTTTCGAAGATTGGAGCTGGGTCGCGGCCCTGTTGGGGCGCTGGTCTGTG GCTGTTGGTTCCTTGTTGGAGAATTTGGCCACAAAGAGTTGCCAAAATAGCTGGGCCAGGAAGAAAGCGCCGCAGCCCTGACCCAGACGCTGTTGCCGACCCCGGGACACTCTGGCTGTCAACCAAGCGGCTCAGAATGTCTGGCGGGGCCAGTGCCACGGGCCCAAGGAGAGGGCCCCCAGGACTGGAGGAGGCCACTAGTAAGAAGAAGCAGAAGGATAGAGCAAACCAGGAGAGCAAGGATGGAGACCCTAGGAGAG GGTCAGTGCCCAATCCACAAGAGGAGCATACCAAAGAGG AGTTGTTGCTTGATTGGGGACAGAATGAAAATGAGGTAATTGTCAAGCTGCGTGTGGGAGCAGGACCCttgcggctggaggaggtggatacTGTTTTCACAGACACCAACTGTGTGGTGCGGCTTCCAG GTGGTCGGCAGTGGGGTGGTGTCCTTTATGCTGAAATAGAAAGTTCTTGCGCCAAAGTTCAGGCCCGTAAGGGTGGAGTCCTACAGCTGGCATTACCCAAGAAGGTGCCTCTGCTCACGTGGCCCTCTCTCCTG AAGAAACCTCTAGGGACCCAGGAGCTGGTGCCCAGGCTGCGGTGCCAGGAGAATGGGCAGGAACTGTCTCCCATTGCCCTGGACCCAGGCCCTGAGCCCCGCCGGGCTAAGCAGGAGGCCCGGAACCAGAAGCGGGCCCAGGGCCGTGGTGAG GTTGAGGCTGAAGAACAGCTCTGTGTACCACCACTGAATCCGCAAACCTGCCTCCTAGGCTCAGAGAAGAATTTAGCCCTTTTGGCAGGAGAGAAGTCAGTGTCCCCCAGGAATGACCCAGTCTCCCCAGCAGTGGCCCAGATCAGAGACCCTGGGAAAGATGACCTTGTCAAAGAAGAGATGACAGTAGCAACAGATGCCGCAACGTTGGTGGATG AGCCTGAGTCCATGGTGAACCTGGCATTTGTCAAGAATGACTCATATGAGAAGGGCCCGGATTCAGTGGTGGTGCACGTGTACGTGAAGGAGATCCACAGGGATACCTCTCGAGTACTTTTCCGTGAACAGGACTTCACACTCATCTTCCAGACCAG GGATGGAAACTTCTTGAGGCTGCATCCGGGCTGTGGGCCCCACACCATCTTCCGTTGGCAGGTGAAGCTCAG GAACCTGATTGAGCCAGAACATTGCACCTTCTGTTTCACGGCCTCTCGCATCGACATCTGCCTCCATAAGCGTCAGAGTCAGCGCTGGGGGGGGCTGGAGGCCCCAGCTGCACGAG TGGGTGGTGCAAAGGTTGCCGTGCCGACAGGTCCAACACCTCTGGATTCAACCCCTCCGGGAGGTACCCCTCACCCCATGACAGGCCAGGAGGAAGCCCGGGCTATGGAGAAAGATAAATCCAAGGCTCGATCCGAGGACACAGGGCTGGATGGTGTGGTGACCCGTACAACCTTGGAGCATGTTGTCCCAAAGCCAGAGCCACACCTGGCCTCG CCCAAGCCCACATGTATGGTACCTCCAATGCCCCACAGCCCTGTGAGTGGAGAtagtgtggaggaggaggaggaggaagagaagaaggtgTGTCTGCCAGGTTTCACTGGCCTTGTCAACTTAGGCAACACTTGCTTCATGAACAGTGTCATTCAGTCTCTTTCCAACACTCGGGAACTTCGGGACTTCTTCCATG ACCGTTCCTTTGAGGCAGAGATCAACTACAACAACCCACTGGGGACTGGTGGACGTCTGGCCATTGGCTTTGCTGTGTTGCTCCGGGCCCTGTGGAAGGGCACTCACCATGCctttcagccttccaagttgaaG GCCATTGTGGCAAGCAAGGCCAGCCAGTTCACAGGCTATGCCCAGCACGATGCCCAGGAGTTCATGGCTTTCCTGCTGGATGGGCTACATGAGGACCTGAATCGAATCCAGAACAAGCCATACACGGAAACCGTGGACTCGGATGGACGGCCTGATGag GTGGTGGCTGAGGAAGCATGGCAGCGGCACAAGATGAGGAACGATTCTTTCATTGTGGACCTATTTCAGGGCCAGTACAAGTCGAAGCTGGTGTGCCCTGTATGTGCCAAG GTCTCCATCACATTTGACCCGTTCCTTTATCTGCCGGTGCCCTTGCCACAAAAACAAAAGGTTCTCCCTGTCTTTTATTTTGCTCGAGAGCCACATAGCAAGCCTATCAAG TTCCTGGTGAGTGTTAGCAAGGAAAATTCCAGTGTGAGTGAAGTTTTGGATTCCCTCTCTCAGAGTGTCCATGTGAAACCTGAGAACCTGCGTCTGGCTGAG GTAATTAAGAATCGCTTCCATCGTATATTCCTGCCCTCTCACTCATTGGACACTGTGTCCCCATCTGACATGCTTCTCTGCTTTGAGCTGCTGTCCCCAGAGTTAGCTAAGGAACGGGTAGTGGTGCTAGAAGTACAACAG CGCCCCCAGGTGCCCAGCGTCCCTATCTCCAAGTGTGCCGCCTGCCAGCGGAAGCAGCAGTCAGAGGATGAAAAACTGAAGCGATGTACCCGGTGCTACCGTGTGGGCTACTGCAACCA gCTCTGTCAGAAAACCCATTGGCCTGACCATAAGGGTCTCTGCCGCCCTGAGAACATTGGTTACCCCTTCCTGGTCAGTGTACCTGCCTCACGCCTCACTTATGCCCGTCTTGCTCAGCTGCTAGAGGGTTATGCCCG GTACTCTGTGAGTGTATTCCAGCCACCCTTCCAGCCTGGTCGCATGGCCTTGGAGTCTCAGAGCCCTGGCTGTACCACACTGCTCTCCAATAGCTCCCTGGAGGCTGGGGACAGCGAGAAGGACtccactcagcctcctgagctccagCTGGTGACCTCTGTGGCTGAAGGGGATATGGGGGTCCCCCAGGTGTGGGCATCTCCTGACCGGTGCCCTGTGCCTAGCACCAGTGGAATTTCTTCTGAGATGCTGACTAGTGGGCCTATTGAGGGTACTTCTTTGCCTCCTGTCGAGAGGGTGTCCCGGCCTGAAG CTGCTGTGCCAGGATACCAACATCCAAGTGAAGCCATAAATGCCCACACACCCCagttcttcatctataaaattgaTGCATCTAACCGAGAGCAGCGGCTAGAGGATAAAG GGGAGACCCCACTGGAGTTGGGTGATGACTGTAGCCTGGCTCTGGTTTGGCGAAACAATGAGCGCCTGCAGGAGTTTGTGTTGGTAGACTCCAAGGACCTGGAATGTGCTGAGGACCCAGGCTCTGCTGGTGAGGCTGCTCGCGCTGGCCACTTCACCCTGGACCAGTGCCTCAACCTCTTCACACGGCCTGAGGTGCTGGCACCTGAGGAGGCCTG GTACTGCCCACAGTGCAAACAGCACCGTGAGGCCTCCAAGCAACTGTTGCTATGGCGCTTGCCAAATGTGCTCATTGTGCAGCTCAAGCGCTTCTCCTTTCGTAGTTTTATCTGGCGTGACAAGATCAATGACTTGGTGGAGTTTCCGGTTCG GAACCTAGATCTGAGCAAGTTCTGTATTGGTCAGAAAGAGGAGCAGTTGCCCAGCTACGACCTGTATGCTGTCATCAACCACTATGGAGGCATGATTGGTGGCCACTACACTGCCTGCGCACGCCTGCCCAATGATCGCAGCAGCCAGCGCAGTGACGTGG GCTGGCGCTTATTTGATGACAGCACAGTGACGACAGTAGACGAGAGCCAGGTTGTGACACGTTATGCCTATGTACTCTTCTACCGCCGACGGAACTCTCCTGTGGAGAGGCCCCCCAGGGCAGGTCACTCTGAGCACCACCCAGACCTAGGCCCTGCAGCTGAGGCTGCTGCTAGCCAG GCTTCCCGGATTTGGCAGGAGCTCGAGGCCGAGGAGGAGCTGGTGCCTGAAGGGCCGGGGCCCCTGGGCCCATGGGGGCCCCAAGACTGGGTGGGCCCCCCGCCACGTGGCTCTACCACACCAGACGAGGGCTGCCTTCGGTACTTTGTCCTGGGCACCATGGCAGCTTTGGTGGCCCTTGTGCTCAACGTGTTCTATCCTCTGGTATCCCAGAGTCACTGGAGATGA